In Alteromonas sp. RKMC-009, the genomic stretch GTGAATAGGCTGGTGGCGAAGGTTTGCACTCAGCCTACAGAGGGTGACTTGTACATTTGGGGTACGGGTGTGGTGGCCAAAAATGCGTACGTGAAATTGCAGGAAAAACGTATTCGGGTGGCAGGATTTATCGACAATAACGCTGAGTCTGGCGCGCAGTTTCTCGGTTTACCGGTCTTGACGCCGTCACCGTCATTATTTGCCACTGCACGTACTGTATGCATTACTTCGGTGGGCTCTTCTGCTGAGATTGCGTCGTCAGTGCCAAACCACGTGCAGTGCATTTATATAGCGTAGCCAGCGAGTTGTGATAACGAATATGCAAAAAATTGCGGTAATTGGTACAGGCGGCAGTGCAGATAAATACCTGAACACCTTGGGCGATGAGGCCTTGTGCCACTTCTATAATTCCCGTGGTGAAGGGCAAGTGCACGGACAAGCGGTATTACCACTGCAACAACTTACAGACAGCCACTACGACCGTATTGTTATTGCGATTTACGATTATGCCGACGTGCTGCCACTGCTTACCGTATCGGGGCAAACGCCATGGTATTGGTTCAATGGGCTAACTGGCGAACTGACATTGCTGGAAGATATCTATCAGGATAAGCAACACCTGTTTTTGTCGGGCAATGATGTTCTCACTGTAGTGTATGACTTACGTATCGCACCACCCACATTCGATTTTCTGGTGTTTATGGTGCGCTGCAAGCTGGAAGCTAACCGGCGTGGGTTGTCTTCGCTTTCTGTGGTTATCTGCCCCGGCGACAAACACGGCTTTCGTAGCAATATTGATTTTTTCAGTGTTGAAGAAATGAATTATCGGGTGATGAACCTGTTTCTGCCAATTGCCAGCATGATTGATAAAAATGCCTCGTTTTATCTGGCTCGTTCGCGACAGGAAGCCCGTGAGCGTTTTACCGCAGCGGCCCATCAGTTCCCTGAACAGCATAACTTCCTGCACCCTGTTGGCCGGCATTTCTACCATGAAATGTTTGCGTTTATTGAGCAGGGTATTGAGCATCAAATCCTCGATGCCACCGATTTTGACAAACGCAAAATCAGTGAGTGGGCTGCTAGCAGAGGCCTTGATATTGCACGTTGTATTTGTATTACCTTGCGAGAGTGTGAAGCACACCAGTCCAGAAACAGTTTGCTGGCTGAATGGAAAAACGTCGCTACACAGTTAGTGGCGCAGGGCCATGCCGTCATCGTGATCCGCGACACTGCCAAAGCTATGTCCGCGCTAAACTGGGGCTCAGGTATTTGGGAATGCCCCGAGGCCGCGTTGTCGGTGAGTTTGCGCTTGGCGTTATATCAGCAATGCAGAGTGAACCTCACCGTCAGCAATGGTACACAGGTGTTGTGTTATTTTTCCAACAGCCATTATTTGTGTTTTGGTATGGTTGATGAATCATGTACGTCGAATACGTTATCTCACCTCGCAGAAATTGGTTTTCACTATGGCAGGAACAAACTTGTCGGTGCCAAAGAGGGGCAGTATTTATGCTGGGACGCGCCGCTGGCAACTCACATTCTCGCTGCACTTTCTTACTATTTTGATAAAGGTCTTCTATGAAAATTCTTGTAACGGGAGCAACAGGCTACAAAGGGTCGGTACTGGTACCCAAGTTACTGGCAGCCGGACATCAGGTTGTTGCCTTTGATACGCAGTGGTTTGGAAACTTTCTGCCACAGCACGAACAACTGACAGTGGTAAAGGGTGATGTGCGCAATCTCGCCGAGATCCCCTTTGACGGTGTAGATGCCATTATCCATCTCGCTTCTATTGCCAATGACCCGTGTGGCGACCTGAATCCAAAACTCACCTGGGAAGTCAGCGCACTGGCTACCATGCAAATTGCAGATCATGCTGCACGCATTGGCATCAAGCATTTTATTTATGCGTCGTCTGGCAGTGTGTACGGCGTGAAAGATGAAGATCAGGTGACCGAGGATTTACCTCTGGAGCCAATCTCCGAGTACAACAAAACCAAGATGGTGTCTGAGCGGGTGCTGTTGAGCTACAGTGACAAAATGACAGTGCAAATTGTGCGTCCGGCCACCGTTTGTGGTTTGTCACCGCGTATGCGTCTGGATGTAGCAGTGAATATGTTGACGATGCAAGCCATTAAGAATGGCCGGATTACGGTATTTGGTGGCGACCAGTCGCGTCCGAATATCCACATCGATGACATTACCGACCTGTATGTATTTCTGCTGGACAACCCACAGGTAACCGGCGTTTACAATGCGGGTTTTGAGAATATTACCATTGCTGAAATTGCCGACATTCTGGCTCGCAGAACGGGGGCTGAAGTGATTACTACGCCGTCGAACGATCCGCGCTCGTACCGGGTTAATTCCGACAAACTGCTGGCAACAGGGTTTGCACCGAAGAAGTGTGTGGAAAACGCCATTGAAGAGATTATTGCTGCCTATAAAGCGAATGAACTGGAAGACAACGAGCAATGGTACAATCTGAAATGGATGGAAAAGCACGTTTTATGACGCCAATTACTTGCTCTGTATACGCTGAAAAGCTGGCTGGAATTCTTCGTTCCTACGACTGGAACACCGTAGAGGTGTTTGCTGAAAAACTGCATCAGTTATCGTTGGCGGGCGGCACGTTGTACATTTGTGGCAACGGCGGTAGTGCCGGGAATGCGATACATCTGGCCAACGACTTCCTTTACGGTATTTGTCCGTCTGCCGAGGCAACCATTAAGGTTGAAGCGTTGTCAGCTAACGCGGCGGTACTGACATGCCTGGGTAACGATACCGGATTTGAAAACATTTATGCCCATCAGGTAAAAACCAAGGGCAAGCTTGGCGACATTCTGTGGGTATTGTCTGGCAGCGGCAATTCACCCAATATCGTAAAAGCAGTGGAACAGGCGAACGCGACCGGCGTTTATACCGTCGGCACGTTGGGTTACAAAGGGGGCAAATGCCTAGAGTTAGTAAACTTGCCGATTCATTTTGCCGTGGATGACATGCAAATCGCAGAAGATCTCCAACTGGTGGTTGGACACATGTTAATGCGGCTGTTGAATACCTCGCTGGGGAACAATCATGAGTAAAGCGGTTTTTGTCATTGGTGCCAACTCCTTTTCCGGCGCGAGTTTTTGCCGCTATTTATTGGCAAAAGGCAGTGAAGTGGTGGGGATCAGTCGCTCTGAACAGCCCGTCATGGCATTAGCTCCTCAAACCTGGGGCGACACCAAGGGGTATCAGTTTCATCAACTGGACTTAAACCACGATTTGCCGCGTATCATGCAGTTGATTGATGACCGAAAGCCCGCGCATATCTACAATTTTGCTGCGCAAAGTATGGTTGGTCAGAGCTGGGAGTTTCCTGAGCACTGGTTTATGACCAATGTGGTGTCTACCGTTAAGCTGCATAACTTCCTGCGTCACAAGGATTTTCTTGACAAATATATTCATATTTCCACCCCGGAAGTGTATGGCAGTTGCAGCGGCTTTATTGATGAGAGCCATGGTTTCAATCCCAGTACACCGTATGCGGTATCCCGTGCTGCTGCGGATATGAGCCTGAAAACATTTTTCGATGTGCACCAGTTTCCAGTGGTGACGACGCGGGCAGCCAACGTTTACGGTGAAGGCCAGCCATTGTATCGGATTATTCCAAAAACCATTATGTCGGTCATGAAAGGCGAAACGCTGCCGTTACATGGTGGTGGGCACTCTGAAAGGTCGTTCATTCACATTGACGATGTGTCGGACGCAACGCTTGGCATTGGGGAACGTGGCACCATCGGTGATACCTATCATATTTCCACCAACGATACGGTAAGCATACGGAATCTGGTGGCGACGATTTGCGAGCGTTTGGGAACCACGTTAGAACAAGTGTGCCAAATTACTGAAGATCGTCCAGGTAAAGATGCCGCTTATTTGTTGAATACTGACAAGCTCCGCCGCGAACTAGGCTGGCAGGATACGATTTCGCTGGAAGACGGCATTTCCCGCACCATTGACTGGGCAAAGCAGTATTTTGATGTACTGAAAACTCTGCCAACTGAATACCAGCACAAGGCCTGATGATGGAAATTGACTTACTAAAAAATTATCCACGCACCAAGCGCGATACCAAAGCCCGGGTGGAAGCAAAAACGGAAGAAGTGCGGCGTATTGCTCGCCAGTTCGGCGAAGCTTTTTTTGACGGTGACCGTCAGTATGGCTATGGCGGCTTTCATTATAGTGCCCGTTTCTGGCAGCCTGTAATCCCTGATTTTCAGGCGCATTTTCAGTTAACTGCTCAAAGCAAAGTACTGGATGTGGGTTGCGCGAAAGGGTTTATGCTTCATGACATGCAGGAGTTGATTCCGGGCATCGATGTTAACGGCGTAGACGTTTCAGATTATGCAATTGCTAATGCTTATCCCACGGTTAAACACAAGCTTCAGCAGGCCAATGCCATGGCACTGCCGTTTGAAGACAACACGTTTGATGCGGTGATCAGTGTGAACACGGTGCACAACCTGGAACAGGACGACTGTGCAATTGCCTTGCAGGAGATCATGCGGGTAAGCAAAGGCAACGCATTTATTACCGTTGATGCTTACCGTGATGACGAAGAAAAAGAGCGTATGTATGAATGGAACCTCACCGCGAAAACCATCATGCACGTGGACGAGTGGAAAGCCTTCTTTCGCGACGTGGGTTACACCGGTGATTACTATTGGTTTATGCCGTGAAAACATTGCATCACTACTACAATGATATGCTGCGCATTCGCATGGTAGAAGAAGCGATTGCGCACCATTATTCAGAACAGAAAATGCGTTGCCCAACTCATTTGTCGATTGGTCAGGAAGCATGCGCTGTAGGCGTATCAGCCATGCTCACCAAAGACGACAAAGCGTTTAGCTCACATCGCGCACACGCCCATTATCTGGCGAAAGGCGGCGACCTGAATAAATTAATTGCAGAATTATATGGTAAGGCAACGGGCTGTACGGGTGGCCGGGGTGGCTCAATGCATTTGTCTGACCTTGACGCCGGCTTTGTGGCCAGTACCGCTATTGTGGCTAACAGTATTCCAGTGGCAACCGGGCAGGCGCTGCATCAGCAACTGCAACGACAAAACAACCTGACTGTTGCTTATTTTGGTGATGGCGCAACGGAAGAAGGGGCGTTTTACGAGTCGGTTAATTTCGCCGCGGTACGTAAACTGCCTATTTTGTATGTTTGCGAAAACAACCAGTATTCCGTTTACAGTGGCTTGCGTTGTCGCCAGCCGCAAGGGCGTTCAATCACTGGGATGAGCAAGTCTATGGGGTTGTTTGCGCTGGAAGGCGATGGTCACAACCTTGAGTCAGTATTACAGATAGCCGAACAGGCCGTTAAATGGATACGCGATGGCAACGGCCCGGCACTCATTGAATTGCATACCTACCGCTACCGCGAACATTGCGGCCCTAATTTTGATGATGATTTAGGTTATCGCCCCGCAGGTGAAATGGCCAGCTGGCAAGCGAAAGACCCGCTCTTACAACTGGAAGCCACTTTCGCGAACGAGGCCAACTGGGCGGCGACGAAAGCGGCAATGGTAAGTGAGATTGAGGCCCAAATCGAAGCTGCATTTACGGCGGCGGAACAAGCGCCGTTCCCAAACCCTGAACACAATGAGTTGTACGTTTATGCAGAATAATTCCACAACCTTTGCTCAACAGGTAAACGCCGCTCAAAAGCAAGCCATGGCCGATGATCCCGGTATGATTTGCATGGGGTTGGGCATTGACGATCCAAAAGGTATTTTTGATACCACGTCAGGTTTAGCCGAAGCCTATGGCCCTGAACGAGTGTTCGACATGCCCACCGCAGAAAACGGCATGACCGGTGTGGGAGTAGGTGCTGCGCAGGCGGGAACCCGGGTGTTAATGACTCATCAGCGGGTGGATTTTTTTCTGCTGGCGATGGATCAGCTGGTCAACAATGCCGCCAAGTGGCACTACATGTTCAATGGCCAGATGCGTGTGCCACTCACCATTCGTCTTATTGTGGGACGAGGTTGGGGGCAGGGGCCTACCCATGCACAGAATTTGCA encodes the following:
- a CDS encoding NAD-dependent epimerase/dehydratase family protein yields the protein MKILVTGATGYKGSVLVPKLLAAGHQVVAFDTQWFGNFLPQHEQLTVVKGDVRNLAEIPFDGVDAIIHLASIANDPCGDLNPKLTWEVSALATMQIADHAARIGIKHFIYASSGSVYGVKDEDQVTEDLPLEPISEYNKTKMVSERVLLSYSDKMTVQIVRPATVCGLSPRMRLDVAVNMLTMQAIKNGRITVFGGDQSRPNIHIDDITDLYVFLLDNPQVTGVYNAGFENITIAEIADILARRTGAEVITTPSNDPRSYRVNSDKLLATGFAPKKCVENAIEEIIAAYKANELEDNEQWYNLKWMEKHVL
- a CDS encoding SIS domain-containing protein, producing MTPITCSVYAEKLAGILRSYDWNTVEVFAEKLHQLSLAGGTLYICGNGGSAGNAIHLANDFLYGICPSAEATIKVEALSANAAVLTCLGNDTGFENIYAHQVKTKGKLGDILWVLSGSGNSPNIVKAVEQANATGVYTVGTLGYKGGKCLELVNLPIHFAVDDMQIAEDLQLVVGHMLMRLLNTSLGNNHE
- a CDS encoding NAD-dependent epimerase/dehydratase family protein, whose amino-acid sequence is MSKAVFVIGANSFSGASFCRYLLAKGSEVVGISRSEQPVMALAPQTWGDTKGYQFHQLDLNHDLPRIMQLIDDRKPAHIYNFAAQSMVGQSWEFPEHWFMTNVVSTVKLHNFLRHKDFLDKYIHISTPEVYGSCSGFIDESHGFNPSTPYAVSRAAADMSLKTFFDVHQFPVVTTRAANVYGEGQPLYRIIPKTIMSVMKGETLPLHGGGHSERSFIHIDDVSDATLGIGERGTIGDTYHISTNDTVSIRNLVATICERLGTTLEQVCQITEDRPGKDAAYLLNTDKLRRELGWQDTISLEDGISRTIDWAKQYFDVLKTLPTEYQHKA
- a CDS encoding class I SAM-dependent methyltransferase, which gives rise to MMEIDLLKNYPRTKRDTKARVEAKTEEVRRIARQFGEAFFDGDRQYGYGGFHYSARFWQPVIPDFQAHFQLTAQSKVLDVGCAKGFMLHDMQELIPGIDVNGVDVSDYAIANAYPTVKHKLQQANAMALPFEDNTFDAVISVNTVHNLEQDDCAIALQEIMRVSKGNAFITVDAYRDDEEKERMYEWNLTAKTIMHVDEWKAFFRDVGYTGDYYWFMP
- a CDS encoding thiamine pyrophosphate-dependent dehydrogenase E1 component subunit alpha, which codes for MKTLHHYYNDMLRIRMVEEAIAHHYSEQKMRCPTHLSIGQEACAVGVSAMLTKDDKAFSSHRAHAHYLAKGGDLNKLIAELYGKATGCTGGRGGSMHLSDLDAGFVASTAIVANSIPVATGQALHQQLQRQNNLTVAYFGDGATEEGAFYESVNFAAVRKLPILYVCENNQYSVYSGLRCRQPQGRSITGMSKSMGLFALEGDGHNLESVLQIAEQAVKWIRDGNGPALIELHTYRYREHCGPNFDDDLGYRPAGEMASWQAKDPLLQLEATFANEANWAATKAAMVSEIEAQIEAAFTAAEQAPFPNPEHNELYVYAE